One uncultured Caproiciproducens sp. DNA segment encodes these proteins:
- a CDS encoding UDP-N-acetylglucosamine pyrophosphorylase, whose translation MTDKISIHYLYDLTHTAAAPLLDKLIYPWEALPKISDFILKLGPTLSPDEYEQRGDNVWIAKSARIFDSAYISGPAIIGPNTEVRQCAFIRGNAFVGAGCVVGNSAELKNVILFDSVQVPHFNYVGDSILGYKSHMGAGSITSNVKSDKTLVIISADGEQIETGLKKIGAMLGDRVEVGCNSVLNPGTIIGKDSTIYPLSMVRGFVPARSIYKHAGEIANKI comes from the coding sequence ATGACTGACAAAATATCCATTCACTATCTGTATGATTTAACGCACACCGCTGCCGCCCCGCTTCTCGACAAACTGATTTACCCATGGGAAGCCCTGCCAAAGATCAGTGATTTCATTTTGAAGCTGGGGCCGACACTTTCACCGGATGAATATGAACAGCGCGGCGACAATGTATGGATTGCAAAATCGGCAAGAATATTTGATTCCGCTTACATCAGCGGGCCGGCAATAATCGGGCCGAACACTGAAGTCAGGCAGTGCGCGTTCATCCGCGGCAATGCCTTTGTCGGCGCCGGATGTGTTGTCGGCAACTCGGCGGAGCTGAAAAATGTGATTCTGTTTGACAGCGTTCAAGTGCCCCACTTCAATTATGTGGGCGATTCCATCCTTGGCTATAAATCGCATATGGGTGCGGGATCCATTACATCGAACGTAAAATCGGACAAAACACTTGTCATAATCAGCGCGGACGGCGAGCAAATTGAAACAGGACTGAAAAAAATCGGCGCAATGCTGGGCGACCGCGTTGAAGTCGGCTGCAATTCGGTTTTGAACCCCGGCACAATCATTGGAAAAGACAGCACCATTTACCCGCTTTCCATGGTGCGCGGATTTGTTCCCGCAAGAAGCATCTATAAACATGCCGGTGAGATTGCCAATAAAATATAA
- a CDS encoding pyridoxamine kinase, which produces MNKLKRIAAIHDISGFGKCSLTVALPILSAAGIEVSVIPTAVLSSHTGDLTGFTYRDLTDDMPGFVKQWKQLDLHFEALYSGFLGSYEQIAIVSEMFDTFKTEDTFIMVDPVMADSGVLYQTVTPQMADGMVSLCKKADLIVPNFTEAAYLLGEKYHEGPYTRDYVENLLRRLSELGPQQVVITGVWFSPDLLGAAGYCRNTDEVSYAFSQKVKGRYYGTGDVFASALLSGILNEMKLDIAMQLAADFTAGCIRRTREAGTDARFGVNFEAGLLKFMRELGITE; this is translated from the coding sequence ATGAATAAACTAAAACGAATCGCAGCGATTCACGATATTTCAGGATTCGGCAAATGTTCCCTAACCGTTGCGTTGCCTATCCTCTCCGCCGCAGGAATCGAGGTCTCCGTGATTCCAACCGCAGTGCTGTCCTCTCATACCGGGGACTTGACCGGATTTACTTACCGTGACCTGACGGACGACATGCCCGGTTTTGTAAAGCAGTGGAAACAGCTCGATTTGCATTTTGAAGCGCTCTACAGCGGATTTTTGGGTTCTTATGAACAAATCGCCATCGTGTCCGAGATGTTTGATACCTTTAAGACGGAAGATACTTTTATTATGGTGGATCCCGTCATGGCGGACAGCGGCGTGCTTTATCAGACCGTCACTCCCCAGATGGCCGACGGGATGGTGAGTCTGTGCAAAAAAGCGGATCTGATTGTGCCGAACTTTACAGAAGCGGCGTATTTGCTGGGTGAAAAGTACCACGAAGGCCCCTACACCCGTGATTATGTTGAGAATTTACTGCGGCGCCTGAGCGAACTTGGCCCGCAGCAGGTTGTTATAACCGGAGTGTGGTTCAGTCCCGACCTGCTGGGCGCGGCGGGATACTGCCGCAATACGGACGAAGTCAGTTACGCGTTTTCACAAAAAGTCAAAGGGCGCTATTACGGTACGGGGGATGTTTTTGCGAGTGCGCTTCTGTCCGGAATTTTAAATGAAATGAAACTGGATATCGCCATGCAGCTTGCGGCCGATTTCACCGCCGGATGCATCCGGCGTACAAGGGAAGCCGGAACCGACGCAAGATTCGGTGTGAACTTTGAAGCCGGCCTTTTAAAGTTCATGCGTGAGCTTGGAATAACAGAATAA
- a CDS encoding aromatic acid exporter family protein, protein MKWLSNLLKTDHRLGFRVVKTGIAVTLCIVVSTILKLDQPFFAVIATVMTMGKSIDASIKMGKNKLIGVLIGAAVGYGFVMVSPANAGLCGVGIIVTLYLCHLFKLYGAATLSSFVFAAMMFQIGTVLTCITDSIIGIVIAILVNLVIMPPNYADEIKKSFTQLCGQIEQSMENAASFWQIDTFAVETAIQKLSYNVNMYIAQAKFLRWNDDEVFRISCKISTYKMILDELKALEVMELTEDSAEPGTEIDIVYHYHMDRMRKLYEHAQQDTEKAE, encoded by the coding sequence ATGAAGTGGCTTTCAAATCTTCTTAAAACCGACCACCGGCTTGGCTTTCGGGTGGTCAAAACGGGGATCGCCGTCACCCTCTGCATCGTCGTCTCGACTATCTTAAAATTGGATCAGCCGTTTTTTGCAGTGATCGCCACCGTAATGACAATGGGAAAATCCATTGACGCTTCCATCAAAATGGGGAAAAACAAGCTGATCGGCGTGCTGATAGGCGCGGCGGTCGGCTACGGCTTTGTCATGGTATCACCGGCAAATGCGGGGCTTTGCGGAGTGGGAATCATTGTCACGCTGTATCTTTGCCATTTATTCAAACTTTACGGTGCCGCCACACTGTCCAGCTTTGTGTTTGCCGCCATGATGTTTCAGATTGGCACTGTCCTCACCTGTATCACAGACAGCATTATCGGCATCGTCATCGCAATATTGGTAAATTTAGTAATCATGCCGCCCAACTATGCGGACGAAATTAAAAAATCCTTTACCCAGCTTTGCGGTCAAATCGAACAGTCTATGGAAAATGCCGCCTCGTTTTGGCAGATTGACACGTTTGCGGTGGAAACCGCAATTCAAAAGCTGAGCTATAATGTCAACATGTATATTGCGCAGGCAAAATTTCTGCGCTGGAATGACGATGAGGTTTTCAGGATATCCTGTAAAATTTCCACTTATAAGATGATTCTGGATGAACTCAAGGCGCTGGAAGTGATGGAATTGACGGAAGATTCCGCGGAACCCGGTACCGAGATTGATATTGTTTATCACTACCATATGGACAGGATGAGAAAGCTTTATGAGCATGCGCAGCAGGATACAGAAAAGGCAGAATAA
- a CDS encoding FtsW/RodA/SpoVE family cell cycle protein, producing MTLDNPVIKNIIDLVLYIFRIIVPLISIIVICKCFSSLKRGRRREDPVVILENMVTHDVIPVLYWENSIGRSKSCDIVLNDSTASRDHAVLMRRDSGWIVTDTGSKAGTFVNGTKVQDRMQILPGDSIAMGSTALMLKRTSDTDQIKASKRAVRHAASPSGLLTAVTFIQLLLFIQACFAGGKLNYMPAVPFGAIVAMEWMLYLYSMKGLGHVSFELETIGFLLSGIGILLISGTGVENTYIQLGALAGGVVLFCLMIWFLSDLDRVMRWRLAIGILAVLLFAANLLLAREHNGARNWISLGPISVQPSEFIKIAFVFVGASTLDRLQTAKNLTGFIGFSAVCMGALFVMRDFGTACIFFITFLIIAFMRSGSVRTIVLICAVAVFGAFMILKFKTYVAQRFEAWRHVWEHVNESGGYQQTRVLSYSASGGLFGLGIGNGWLKKVFASTSDLMFGMICEELGILLAIVIVLTLAFLMFYARSDVTRSRSTFYSISSCAAGGMILFQTCLNVFGATDVLPMTGVTLPFISLGGSSMVAVWGLLAFIKASDERTYAARRKS from the coding sequence TTGACGCTGGACAATCCCGTTATCAAAAATATCATCGACTTAGTCCTGTATATTTTTAGAATTATCGTCCCGCTTATATCCATTATCGTCATCTGCAAGTGTTTTTCGTCGCTGAAACGCGGACGCAGACGGGAAGATCCCGTTGTGATTTTGGAAAATATGGTCACGCATGATGTAATACCCGTGCTGTACTGGGAAAATTCAATCGGACGCAGCAAGAGCTGCGATATTGTTTTGAATGACTCCACCGCAAGCCGCGACCATGCGGTTCTGATGCGCCGGGACAGCGGCTGGATCGTCACCGACACCGGCTCAAAAGCCGGCACCTTTGTCAACGGCACAAAAGTGCAGGACCGCATGCAGATACTGCCCGGTGATTCCATTGCCATGGGTTCAACCGCGCTGATGCTTAAGCGGACCAGCGACACCGATCAAATCAAGGCCTCAAAGCGGGCCGTCAGGCATGCGGCATCTCCGAGCGGACTGTTGACCGCGGTAACCTTTATCCAACTGCTCCTGTTCATTCAGGCGTGCTTCGCCGGCGGCAAATTGAATTACATGCCCGCTGTGCCTTTTGGCGCCATCGTCGCAATGGAATGGATGCTGTACCTGTATTCCATGAAAGGGCTTGGCCACGTTAGCTTCGAGCTGGAAACGATCGGGTTTTTGCTGAGCGGAATCGGTATTCTTCTCATTTCGGGCACGGGTGTGGAAAACACCTATATACAGCTGGGAGCACTCGCCGGCGGTGTTGTTTTATTCTGTTTGATGATCTGGTTCCTCAGCGATTTGGACAGGGTTATGCGCTGGCGTTTGGCGATCGGAATCTTAGCAGTTCTGCTTTTTGCCGCCAACCTTCTGCTCGCCCGCGAACACAACGGCGCGCGCAACTGGATCAGTTTGGGCCCGATCAGCGTGCAGCCTTCGGAATTCATTAAAATCGCCTTTGTATTTGTCGGTGCATCTACGCTGGACAGGCTGCAGACTGCAAAGAACCTGACCGGCTTTATCGGATTTTCGGCTGTGTGCATGGGCGCGCTGTTTGTCATGCGCGACTTCGGCACCGCCTGCATCTTTTTTATTACCTTTTTAATTATTGCTTTTATGCGTTCCGGCAGTGTTCGTACCATTGTGCTGATTTGTGCGGTGGCAGTGTTCGGTGCTTTTATGATTTTGAAATTCAAAACCTACGTCGCACAGCGTTTTGAAGCATGGAGGCACGTTTGGGAACATGTCAATGAATCCGGCGGGTACCAGCAAACCCGCGTACTAAGCTATTCCGCAAGCGGCGGACTTTTCGGACTCGGCATTGGGAACGGGTGGCTGAAAAAAGTTTTTGCTTCTACCAGCGACCTGATGTTCGGCATGATCTGTGAAGAACTCGGAATCCTTCTGGCAATTGTCATCGTGCTGACCCTTGCGTTTTTGATGTTTTATGCCCGTTCGGATGTCACGCGCAGCCGTTCTACCTTTTACTCCATATCCTCCTGCGCTGCGGGCGGCATGATTCTGTTCCAGACCTGCCTGAACGTCTTTGGTGCGACAGATGTACTGCCCATGACAGGCGTTACCCTTCCGTTTATAAGCCTTGGCGGCTCCAGCATGGTTGCCGTTTGGGGTCTCCTTGCTTTTATAAAAGCAAGCGACGAACGCACCTATGCGGCAAGGAGGAAAAGCTGA
- a CDS encoding penicillin-binding transpeptidase domain-containing protein — protein sequence MKTTGARSLILYILGLGFLFGLGVFLYGIAVDGGSWAIQPFNKHLTSGSQLSNSGKILDRNNVVLAKSENGKRVYNSDETVRRAMLHVVGDSKGYISTGIQYSYRSELSGYNIVTGLATPTGKSGGSDIKLTLDSTLCKLALQRLGSSSGAVAIYNYKTGEMLCSVSSPNFDPSNPPKDLDTDKTGKYNGVYLDHVLSSSYTPGSIFKLVTSVGAIENIANLDSRTWDCNGSITINGNKITDVASYGTLSFKNALAKSSNVAFAQIAIELGKEKMTAAANSLGFNRSFDLDGISTSKSVYKVDGAADNELGWSGVGQYTDLTNPFHMMLMMGAIANDGIPVKPYLISSITTPFGLTTQSGHTKMETQLLKASTAEKLKQYMRYNVSSYYGDKMFPGLAVCAKTGTAEVGGGKNPNGWMVGFSSNENTPLAFAVVVENTKSGMSSAGQIASALMTAAAKTMK from the coding sequence ATGAAAACGACAGGCGCACGATCTCTTATTCTTTATATACTGGGATTGGGCTTCCTTTTCGGTCTTGGCGTGTTTTTGTACGGAATCGCCGTCGACGGAGGCAGCTGGGCCATACAGCCGTTCAACAAACATCTGACAAGCGGAAGCCAGCTTTCCAACAGCGGAAAAATACTTGACCGAAACAATGTCGTCCTTGCCAAAAGTGAAAACGGCAAGCGGGTGTACAACAGTGATGAAACCGTACGCCGCGCGATGCTCCATGTTGTAGGCGACAGCAAAGGATATATTTCGACCGGCATCCAATACAGCTACCGTTCCGAACTTTCGGGATATAATATCGTGACCGGCCTTGCCACCCCCACCGGAAAAAGCGGGGGCAGCGACATTAAACTGACGCTAGACAGCACACTGTGCAAGCTCGCGCTTCAAAGGCTCGGCAGCAGCAGCGGAGCGGTCGCCATTTACAATTATAAAACCGGCGAAATGCTCTGTTCGGTGAGTTCGCCGAACTTTGACCCTTCCAATCCTCCGAAGGATTTGGATACCGACAAAACGGGAAAATATAACGGCGTATATCTTGACCATGTGCTTTCTTCCTCCTACACCCCCGGCTCTATTTTCAAGCTGGTCACTTCGGTCGGTGCAATTGAGAACATTGCCAATCTGGACAGCCGTACTTGGGACTGCAACGGAAGCATCACCATTAACGGAAATAAAATTACCGATGTAGCCTCCTATGGAACCCTGAGTTTTAAAAATGCGCTGGCAAAATCGTCCAATGTAGCATTTGCGCAGATTGCAATTGAGCTCGGGAAGGAGAAAATGACGGCTGCTGCAAATTCACTCGGCTTTAACCGCAGCTTTGATCTGGACGGAATTTCAACCAGCAAAAGCGTATACAAGGTTGACGGAGCCGCAGATAATGAGCTGGGCTGGTCGGGAGTCGGCCAGTACACCGACCTTACCAATCCTTTTCACATGATGCTGATGATGGGTGCGATTGCCAACGACGGAATACCGGTTAAACCATATCTGATCAGCAGCATTACCACCCCGTTCGGCTTGACCACGCAGAGCGGGCACACAAAAATGGAAACCCAGCTGTTAAAGGCTTCCACCGCTGAAAAATTGAAACAGTATATGCGTTATAACGTTTCAAGTTATTATGGCGACAAAATGTTTCCAGGTCTGGCCGTCTGTGCCAAAACAGGTACGGCCGAAGTGGGCGGCGGAAAAAATCCGAACGGCTGGATGGTGGGATTTTCCTCCAATGAAAACACACCGCTTGCCTTCGCAGTTGTTGTTGAAAATACAAAAAGCGGCATGAGTTCCGCCGGCCAGATTGCCTCCGCTCTTATGACTGCCGCCGCCAAAACAATGAAATAG
- a CDS encoding HAD family hydrolase: MYKACIFDLDGTLANTLASIANFANTTLKQCGYQPIEVERYRYLVGNGTDRLMHAIMDTVCGAHGYTEADIRKMRLTYDNLYESNPTHMVTNYSGMHETLAKLKQTGIKMAVLSNKPHNCTTAIIDALFGTETFDLCYGQREQVARKPSPEGALLIADELAVEPKYILYIGDTNTDMKTGEAAGMDTAGVLWGFRTESELRENNAKYIIERPEQIYEIVACSKR; encoded by the coding sequence TTGTATAAAGCATGTATTTTTGATTTGGACGGAACTCTGGCGAATACGCTCGCTTCCATCGCGAATTTTGCGAATACCACATTGAAACAATGCGGATATCAGCCGATAGAGGTGGAAAGATACAGGTATCTTGTTGGAAATGGGACGGACAGGCTGATGCACGCTATAATGGATACTGTTTGCGGCGCACACGGATACACAGAAGCTGATATTCGGAAGATGAGATTGACTTATGACAACTTGTATGAAAGCAACCCGACTCATATGGTTACCAATTACAGCGGCATGCACGAAACACTCGCAAAGCTGAAACAAACAGGGATTAAGATGGCTGTGCTGTCGAATAAACCGCACAACTGCACCACCGCGATTATTGATGCGCTGTTTGGGACGGAAACCTTCGATCTTTGCTACGGACAAAGGGAGCAGGTAGCGCGCAAACCATCCCCGGAAGGGGCCCTTCTGATTGCGGACGAGCTTGCTGTGGAACCGAAGTATATTCTTTATATCGGTGATACAAACACGGATATGAAAACCGGCGAAGCTGCGGGTATGGATACGGCAGGCGTGCTTTGGGGATTTCGAACCGAAAGCGAACTAAGAGAAAACAACGCAAAGTATATTATTGAAAGGCCTGAACAAATTTATGAGATTGTTGCTTGCAGCAAGAGGTGA